Within Populus trichocarpa isolate Nisqually-1 chromosome 6, P.trichocarpa_v4.1, whole genome shotgun sequence, the genomic segment ATTCATAAAGCTGAGCAGAGGGCACTTCCACAGTGGTTAACCTCCTCTAGTTTAAGTAATCGATGAACAAAGCAATTTGCAAGGATAGAAAACCAAGATGGTATACGAAATTGTTAGCAAATTAGAGCTTTGCTTTCATTCTTGGAAACCAATGGATACACAGCACATAAAAGAGATATATGCATTCAGGAATAAGTGATTGTATTAGTTGGTAATAAAAATTTGTTCTATACATGACTGACCTGCAGTCAAAGAATTCCCAGAAACAATCATGAAATGAGAGCCATGAGAATCTCATATGAAGAGGCAAGCTGCTTCTTCCCGGCCAATATCTCTCAAAGCATAATGGCAAGTAGTCATTTAACATATCAATTTGGAGATGATTCGTATTGGTATCGCATATCTTGTTCAAATGGTTGATCTTTTAAGAATCTGCAGTTTTGATTACTTCTTCGGGGCTCAGGGTTGATCTTAGCAGTGTGTTATCGTTCCTGGCTGATTGATTTGGTTCTGAGAGCAGACTCCATCAATAAACAGTTTGCCATTTCTTTCATCTCACAGGTACAGATAACCAACCTTGGACGCATCTGGCAAAGTAATTTCACATCCTGCCAATCACCAGCCCATAATTGAAAATTGTTGTCAGCAACAACCGGCAATCGGAACAAACGGGTCCCTCCTTGAAGGCATTGGCGTGCAACTCAAATCCTCATTTGCTTTGTAATAAAGCATCCTCTGCACATAGAAAATCATATAACACTGTGACGCTCTCACAATCCTCTCATCAACTTCAGTAATCCAAGCATCATCGCACTTGTACCATTGGTTTTGCAGGCGCAGATAAGTCACGTAATGACCTGAGTCTAGCATCCCAGAATGAGTGACTACAGCAAAAATCTCAAATTCTGCAGAGATATCCGCTTCATCACTCTCAAACCCAAAAATTCTATTTCCAAACCTGTTTCTGACAATTGATGGAGATAAATATGGGGTCATATCCAGAGAAAAAGGAAACTGTAAATGCcaatcaatttttcttgatgTTCTTCTCAAGGAAGAGTGCTCAAACCGCTTGATATGCAATGACAAGACCAGTGGAAGCCTTTTAATAGACATTTGCTTCAACGAGTCCCTCTTTTCTTGACAATTTTGGCAGTACAGTTTCTGATCAGACCCCAACCTCTCAGGCCTTGTGAACAGATCCAAACAAGCCAAAAGGGTAGAACTGCCGGTGTCCTCATTCGGCCTAACAGATTTGTTAGCCACATCCACTGAAGAAAAGCTGCTTGTGTCCATGTTGAGCGAAATGTCAACACAAGGGTCGTAAGTTGTGGAAGTAAACCCACAAGTTGTGCAGGTTAGATCTGATCTTAGCATACCTGAGAAAACCCTATGAGCAATACACTGACAATCTCCATTATCTACACAAAAAAAGATCTATATATTGTAAGTCAAACAcagtaaaaataacatataatgtAAAATTCACCACTGTGTGAACCACCCCCTAGTGCCCTGGATACTGCAAGCAAATCAGAGTTTGTTTTCGAAATTAACAAGTTCTTTCACATGATTTGGGACAAAAACAGTGACATTTCCTTGTAGACAAACCCATAGTTATTTGCTAAATCCCAGAACTCAAACTCCTGGAAATCATAACCCAACTTCTTTAGAATACAATgtataatacattaaaaaaatacagaagtTATCTTATCCTACAAAGAAAAACTACTAGGTAGTAATCCCAAATTTATTCTAACGCATCTAGGAATCATTTTTCGAAACCTTACGTCATCTCTAAACACCATCATGTGATAAACAGAACATAACACAAAATAGAAAGTACACCTTATCCCAGAACCTAGAGGCATTACCTTTGTTTGGATTTCTCTCCTTTCCCTCTCTCTCATGGATTCCATCTAACACTGAAATGAAGAATTCATGAGCATCCTGCTGCTCGTAGCTAGCTAGATTTGCCGAATGCTGCCACCAACTTCATATAGAAACAAAATCTCATTACTAAAGCACAAGTCACCTCCAAACATCTGCTGGAGAATTAAATGGAAGGCCTATGAAGGAATCTAACACCACACTTAAATCAATATCAAAATCCGAATAGTAAAACAGCTCAGTAACTACACCATTACAGAAGACTTCCGATTAGAATCACTTATACACCCAAGTAAGAACCAATTCCACCACAAGATAATGAAATTTTCTATCAGAAATataggagaagagaagaaaacctGCTTGAAAAAATCCTTAAGACACCATACTTTCTGCTAGCTGATACCTGATGGGATATAACATATCTCTAGTCTACCTTTTAACA encodes:
- the LOC7468698 gene encoding ubiquitin C-terminal hydrolase 22 yields the protein METRSSVFANPKPCKHLADYKLRHGLSGYKFLQKWLKTFPNGKTSIKMCETKMPKCSFCSGIRQGRLFLCLICSSMSCSDHTLLHSQSENGHDIAVDIERSELYCCSCSDQVYDLDFDKVVVAKNIVDMPSKTRDSVVDDLMRRSSKRRRLNSVVDLDLIRSKFFVWMRGRRAKSCYPLGLRGLNNLGSTCFMNSILQALLHAPPFRNYFLSERHDRETCRKRSSDQSCLACDIGVIFSAVYSGDRTPYSPAQFLYSWWQHSANLASYEQQDAHEFFISVLDGIHEREGKERNPNKDNGDCQCIAHRVFSGMLRSDLTCTTCGFTSTTYDPCVDISLNMDTSSFSSVDVANKSVRPNEDTGSSTLLACLDLFTRPERLGSDQKLYCQNCQEKRDSLKQMSIKRLPLVLSLHIKRFEHSSLRRTSRKIDWHLQFPFSLDMTPYLSPSIVRNRFGNRIFGFESDEADISAEFEIFAVVTHSGMLDSGHYVTYLRLQNQWYKCDDAWITEVDERIVRASQCYMIFYVQRMLYYKANEDLSCTPMPSRRDPFVPIAGCC